Within the Solibacillus silvestris genome, the region CAGATCCGGAAGTTTTTGATTTCTAATTTAAATTGAAGAATTGAAAATTGCAGAGACGAAAAGCCTCAAGATTTTAGTACTTGAGGCTTTCATTATTTTTATTAAGATAGTTTTTGCACAGCAATATCATCATCTCGCTGCATAAGAAGAACTTCTTCACCATTCTCTTTTAATTTTTCAATATGTTTCTCTCCCCATGTACAAAGTAAGTTGAGCACCGGCTCCATCTCGTGTCCATATGGGGTTAAAGAATATTCAACTTTCGGTGGTACTTGGTTATACACTTTACGATTAATTAAACCGCATTGTTCCAGTTCGCGTAATTGGGACGTCAGCATTTTTTGTGAAATGCCGGGAATTAATCGGCGAAATTCATTTGTTCGGATTTGACCATGGTGATTGAGGTGACAAAGAATGACTGGTTTCCATTTACCGCCAATGACTTCGAGTGTTGCTTCGACACCAATATTATAAACTTTTTTCATTTTGAAACCCCCAGTATTATCAAAAGTAACTAAAAGTACTGTACATGCTTTTATAGTATGTATGAATAATACTATACCCTATAAAATAAATCAAAGGAGTTATTTTTAATATGTCTACATCAAAAACACCAAACGCCAGATTAACACTTCTTGCGTTAGCAATCAGTTCGTTTGGTATCGGTTCCACAGAATTTATCAGTGTTGGATTGCTCCCGCTCATCACAAATGAGTTTGGTATTACTTTAAGTACTGCCGGATTAACAGTATCAATTTATGCATTAGGCGTTACAATCGGAGCACCTATTTTAACAGTTTTAACATCCCGGCTTGATCGTAAAAAAGTGCTTCTGCTCGTAATGGTTCTTTTTATCGTCGGTAATTTATGGGTAGCGATTGCACCCACATTTACTTTACTGTTGATCGGACGCATTATTTCGGCATTTGCCCATGGGGTATTTATGTCAATTGCGGCGGTTATTGCTGCTGATGTTGTGGCACCTAACAAACGGGCAAGTGCAATCGCTTTTATGTTTACAGGATTAACTTTGGCAACTGTCAGTGGAGTACCTTTAGGAACATTTATTGGCCAAGTAACGGATTGGCGTCTGTCATTCATTTTCATCGTCATCATTGGCATAATTGGATTAATCAGCAATGCGTTACTTGTACCAAATAATTTAACAAAGAGTGAACCGATTTCATTAAGTGATATCGGAAAAGTATTAAGCAATTTCCGTATGCTGTTAATTTTATTTATTACAGCAATGGGTTACGGAGGCGTATTTGTTGTTTACACATATGTGTCCCCTATTCTTGAAAATCAAATGGGCTACTCACCCCATGCGATTGTCGTCATATTAGTTGTATACGGAATTTGTGTCGCTATTGGAAATACAATCGGTGGCCATTTTGCAAACACTAATCCATTGCGTGCGATATTCATCTTCTTTATTGGATTAGCGTTAACGTTACTTGGTGTCTACTTCTCATTTGATTCCAAAGTAATTGGGCTCATAATGGTATTAGCAGTGGGACTGTTTATGTTTATGAATGTGCCGGGCTTACAACTGTATGCCGTTCAGCTATCCGAAAA harbors:
- a CDS encoding MFS sugar transporter, which translates into the protein MSTSKTPNARLTLLALAISSFGIGSTEFISVGLLPLITNEFGITLSTAGLTVSIYALGVTIGAPILTVLTSRLDRKKVLLLVMVLFIVGNLWVAIAPTFTLLLIGRIISAFAHGVFMSIAAVIAADVVAPNKRASAIAFMFTGLTLATVSGVPLGTFIGQVTDWRLSFIFIVIIGIIGLISNALLVPNNLTKSEPISLSDIGKVLSNFRMLLILFITAMGYGGVFVVYTYVSPILENQMGYSPHAIVVILVVYGICVAIGNTIGGHFANTNPLRAIFIFFIGLALTLLGVYFSFDSKVIGLIMVLAVGLFMFMNVPGLQLYAVQLSEKYVPAATAMASALNISAFNIGIFLGSYVGGLIVQYQSLDNTPLYGFLMVIIAASITLAWMIVENKQNVCTAKEFSPLSKN
- a CDS encoding MarR family transcriptional regulator, producing the protein MKKVYNIGVEATLEVIGGKWKPVILCHLNHHGQIRTNEFRRLIPGISQKMLTSQLRELEQCGLINRKVYNQVPPKVEYSLTPYGHEMEPVLNLLCTWGEKHIEKLKENGEEVLLMQRDDDIAVQKLS